Proteins encoded by one window of Nocardioides euryhalodurans:
- a CDS encoding ArsR/SmtB family transcription factor — MHAFDVLGDPVRRRILELLTEGELASGEVVRVIADEFGISQPAVSQHLRVLRESGFATVRPEGARRLYAVDPTGMREVDAWLEQFRGFWEQRLDALGTEIARGRSSRR, encoded by the coding sequence ATGCACGCCTTCGACGTCCTCGGAGACCCGGTCCGCCGCCGGATCCTCGAGCTGCTCACCGAGGGGGAGCTCGCCTCGGGCGAGGTGGTGAGGGTGATCGCGGACGAGTTCGGCATCAGCCAGCCGGCCGTCTCCCAGCACCTGCGCGTGCTGCGCGAGAGCGGCTTCGCGACCGTACGCCCCGAGGGCGCCCGACGCCTCTACGCCGTGGACCCCACCGGCATGCGCGAGGTCGACGCGTGGCTCGAGCAGTTCCGCGGGTTCTGGGAGCAGCGGCTGGACGCGCTCGGCACCGAGATCGCCCGCGGTCGGAGCTCGCGGAGGTGA
- the tpx gene encoding thiol peroxidase translates to MATTALGGRPARTAGDLPAVGSTAPAYVLTGGDLRDFDRSATEGQRVVLNIFPSIDTPTCARSVRRFNELAASLDGTTVVCVSEDLPFAQQRFCGAEGLESVRVGSAFRGDFGERYGVRLLDSAFAGLLARAVVVLDVDDTVLHTELVPDIGQEPDYDAALAVLG, encoded by the coding sequence ATGGCAACCACGGCACTCGGGGGCCGCCCTGCGCGGACCGCCGGCGACCTCCCCGCAGTCGGCAGCACCGCTCCGGCCTACGTCCTCACGGGGGGCGACCTGCGCGACTTCGACCGCTCGGCCACAGAGGGCCAGCGGGTCGTGCTCAACATCTTCCCCAGCATCGACACCCCGACGTGCGCCCGGAGCGTCCGCCGCTTCAACGAGCTGGCCGCGAGCCTGGACGGGACGACGGTGGTCTGCGTCTCGGAGGACCTGCCCTTCGCCCAGCAACGGTTCTGCGGGGCCGAGGGCCTGGAGTCGGTACGGGTCGGGTCGGCGTTCCGCGGCGACTTCGGCGAGCGGTACGGCGTCCGCCTGCTCGACAGCGCCTTCGCCGGCCTGCTGGCCCGTGCGGTGGTGGTGCTCGACGTCGACGACACGGTGCTCCACACCGAGCTCGTGCCCGACATCGGGCAGGAGCCCGACTACGACGCCGCGCTGGCCGTGCTCGGCTGA
- a CDS encoding aldo/keto reductase gives MTTDHTLGTRTLGSDSALTVSTLGLGCMGMSEFYGTPDEQAGIETIRRALDLGVTFIDTADMYGPFTNEQLVGKAIAGRRDEVQLATKFGNERLPDGTRVGINGSPAYVRSACDASLQRLGVDHLDLYYQHRVDRSVPIEETVGAMSELVEAGKVRHLGLSEAGAATIRRAHATHPITALQSEYSLFSRDLEDEVLPTIRELGIGLVPYSPLGRGLLTGALDTSSLGSKDPRANGRFPRFQGEALETNLALVERVRAIAADQEVTPGQLALAWVLAQGEDVAPIPGTKRVAYLEENVAAAGVTLTGDVLAALDAAVPRGAVAGDRYDDMSSVNA, from the coding sequence ATGACCACCGACCACACGCTCGGGACCCGGACGCTCGGGTCCGACTCCGCCCTCACCGTCTCCACCCTCGGCCTCGGCTGCATGGGCATGTCGGAGTTCTACGGCACGCCCGACGAGCAGGCCGGGATCGAGACGATCCGCCGTGCCCTCGACCTCGGCGTCACCTTCATCGACACCGCCGACATGTACGGCCCGTTCACCAACGAGCAGCTGGTCGGCAAGGCGATCGCCGGCCGGCGCGACGAGGTGCAGCTCGCGACCAAGTTCGGCAACGAGCGGCTGCCGGACGGCACCCGGGTCGGCATCAACGGCTCCCCGGCGTACGTCCGCTCCGCCTGCGACGCGTCGCTGCAGCGCCTCGGCGTCGACCACCTCGACCTGTACTACCAGCACCGGGTCGACCGGTCGGTGCCGATCGAGGAGACCGTCGGCGCGATGTCCGAGCTGGTCGAGGCCGGCAAGGTGCGCCACCTCGGGCTCTCCGAGGCAGGGGCCGCGACCATCCGTCGCGCCCACGCCACCCACCCGATCACCGCGCTGCAGTCGGAGTACTCCCTCTTCAGCCGCGACCTCGAGGACGAGGTGCTGCCGACGATCCGCGAGCTCGGCATCGGCCTGGTCCCGTACTCCCCGTTGGGCCGCGGCCTGCTCACCGGCGCCCTCGACACGAGCAGCCTCGGGAGCAAGGACCCGCGCGCCAACGGCCGCTTCCCGCGGTTCCAGGGCGAGGCGCTGGAGACCAACCTGGCGCTGGTCGAGCGGGTCCGGGCGATCGCCGCGGACCAGGAGGTCACCCCCGGCCAGCTCGCGCTCGCCTGGGTGCTCGCCCAGGGCGAGGACGTCGCCCCGATCCCGGGCACCAAGCGGGTGGCCTACCTCGAGGAGAACGTCGCCGCGGCCGGCGTCACGCTCACCGGCGACGTCCTGGCCGCGCTCGACGCCGCCGTCCCGCGGGGTGCCGTGGCCGGCGACCGCTACGACGACATGTCGTCGGTCAACGCCTGA
- a CDS encoding phospho-sugar mutase → MSSTDTADLLDRARAWIADDPDAETREELAAVVADVEAGGDAADLADRFDGTLEFGTAGLRGALGAGPNRMNRAVVVRAAAGLAAYLLAEGARSGSSVVIGFDARRNSDVFARDTAEVMSGAGFKPLVLPRPLPTPLLAFAIRELGCVAGVMVTASHNPPEDNGYKVYLGDGSQIVPPADTGIAAEIAAVGAVAEVPRGHAGTTLADDIVDRYLDTVAGLAVDGARDLRIVYTPLHGVGGTSVQQVLETAGFDAPQVVEQQEEPDGAFPTVAFPNPEEPGAMDLAMELAERTDADLVVANDPDADRCAAAVPGPHGWRMLRGDEVGALLAHQLLQRGKQGTYATSIVSSSLLGRMAAAHGQPYAETLTGFKWIGRVDGLAFGYEEALGYCVDPEHVRDKDGVSALLLLCEIAAGAKADGRSLVDLLDDIAREHGLHATDQLSVRVEDLAEIARAMDTLRREPPTSLGGLAVERVEDLSAGSPDLPPTEGLRYRLAEGARVIVRPSGTEPKLKCYLEVVVRVGDEDVDAARISAAGRLDALRDGIKAAAGI, encoded by the coding sequence ATGAGCAGCACCGACACCGCCGACCTCCTCGACCGCGCCCGCGCCTGGATCGCCGACGACCCCGACGCCGAGACCCGCGAGGAGCTGGCCGCGGTGGTGGCGGACGTCGAGGCCGGGGGCGACGCCGCCGACCTGGCCGACCGGTTCGACGGGACGCTGGAGTTCGGGACCGCCGGCCTGCGGGGTGCGCTGGGCGCCGGCCCCAACCGGATGAACCGCGCGGTGGTGGTCCGCGCCGCGGCCGGACTGGCGGCGTACCTCCTGGCGGAGGGTGCCCGCTCCGGCAGCTCCGTGGTGATCGGCTTCGACGCCCGCCGCAACTCCGACGTGTTCGCCCGTGACACCGCCGAGGTGATGAGCGGCGCCGGGTTCAAGCCGCTGGTGCTGCCCCGGCCGCTGCCGACCCCGCTGCTGGCCTTCGCGATCCGCGAGTTGGGCTGCGTCGCCGGCGTCATGGTCACGGCCAGCCACAACCCGCCCGAGGACAACGGCTACAAGGTCTACCTGGGTGACGGCAGCCAGATCGTGCCCCCGGCCGACACCGGCATCGCCGCGGAGATCGCCGCCGTCGGCGCCGTGGCCGAGGTCCCGCGCGGGCACGCCGGCACCACGCTGGCCGACGACATCGTCGACCGCTACCTCGACACCGTCGCCGGGCTGGCCGTGGACGGCGCCCGCGACCTGCGGATCGTCTACACGCCGCTCCACGGCGTCGGCGGGACGTCGGTCCAGCAGGTGCTCGAGACCGCCGGCTTCGACGCTCCCCAGGTCGTCGAGCAGCAGGAGGAGCCCGACGGGGCCTTCCCCACCGTCGCCTTCCCCAACCCCGAGGAACCGGGAGCGATGGACCTCGCGATGGAGCTCGCGGAGCGGACCGACGCCGACCTGGTCGTCGCCAACGACCCCGACGCCGACCGTTGTGCCGCCGCGGTGCCCGGCCCGCACGGCTGGCGGATGCTGCGCGGTGACGAGGTGGGCGCCCTGCTGGCCCACCAGCTCCTGCAGCGCGGCAAGCAGGGGACGTACGCCACCTCCATCGTCTCGTCCTCGCTGCTCGGCCGGATGGCCGCCGCCCACGGCCAGCCGTACGCCGAGACGCTGACCGGCTTCAAGTGGATCGGTCGCGTCGACGGGCTGGCCTTCGGCTACGAGGAGGCGCTCGGCTACTGCGTCGACCCGGAGCACGTGCGGGACAAGGACGGTGTCTCCGCGCTGCTGCTGCTGTGCGAGATCGCGGCCGGCGCCAAGGCCGACGGGCGCAGCCTGGTCGACCTGCTCGACGACATCGCCCGCGAGCACGGCCTGCACGCGACCGACCAGCTCTCGGTCCGCGTCGAGGACCTGGCCGAGATCGCCCGGGCGATGGACACCCTGCGGCGCGAGCCCCCGACCTCGCTCGGCGGCCTCGCCGTGGAGCGCGTCGAGGACCTGTCCGCCGGGAGCCCAGACCTGCCGCCGACCGAGGGCCTGCGCTACCGGCTGGCCGAGGGTGCGCGCGTGATCGTCCGGCCGAGCGGCACCGAGCCCAAGCTCAAGTGCTACCTCGAGGTGGTCGTCCGGGTCGGCGACGAGGACGTCGACGCCGCGCGGATCTCGGCCGCCGGCCGGCTCGACGCCCTGCGCGACGGCATCAAGGCCGCCGCCGGCATCTGA
- a CDS encoding alpha/beta fold hydrolase: protein MPIESHTLDTEGATIAYDVRPAATPSGHRPLVMIGQPMTAEGFTTLASHFTDRVVVTYDQRGLGRSTRTDGHQRQVPATSVDDLHRLVTSLGLGPVDVFASSGGAVNALAWVAAHPGDVATLVAHEPPILGVLPDAAAARAAERAVQDRYRADGWGAGMAAFIGLTSWQGEFTDAYLAAPPPDPAAFGMPTEDDGSRDDPLLSGVANDVTAFDLDADAVSAAPTRVVPAAGIESKGTLTWRTSEAVAAALGEELVVFPSHHGGFLGGEFGQAGEPEAFAARLHEVLDS, encoded by the coding sequence ATGCCCATCGAGTCCCACACCCTCGACACCGAGGGCGCGACGATCGCCTACGACGTCCGCCCCGCGGCCACCCCGTCCGGGCACCGGCCGCTCGTCATGATCGGTCAGCCGATGACCGCGGAGGGCTTCACCACCCTCGCCTCGCACTTCACCGACCGGGTCGTCGTGACGTACGACCAGCGCGGGCTGGGCCGGAGCACCCGCACGGACGGCCACCAGCGCCAGGTGCCGGCCACCAGCGTCGACGACCTGCACCGCCTCGTCACGTCGCTTGGCCTCGGCCCGGTCGACGTCTTCGCGAGCAGCGGCGGCGCGGTCAACGCCCTCGCGTGGGTCGCCGCCCACCCGGGGGACGTCGCGACCCTGGTCGCCCACGAGCCCCCGATCCTGGGCGTCCTGCCCGACGCCGCGGCTGCCCGGGCGGCCGAGCGGGCCGTGCAGGACCGTTACCGGGCCGACGGCTGGGGCGCCGGCATGGCCGCCTTCATCGGTCTGACGAGCTGGCAGGGCGAGTTCACCGACGCCTACCTCGCGGCCCCGCCGCCGGACCCCGCCGCCTTCGGCATGCCGACCGAGGACGACGGCAGCCGCGACGACCCGCTGCTCTCCGGGGTCGCCAACGACGTCACCGCCTTCGACCTCGACGCCGACGCCGTCAGTGCCGCCCCGACCCGCGTGGTCCCCGCTGCCGGCATCGAGTCGAAGGGCACGCTGACGTGGCGCACGTCCGAGGCGGTCGCCGCGGCCCTCGGCGAGGAGCTCGTGGTCTTCCCGAGCCACCACGGCGGCTTCCTCGGCGGGGAGTTCGGCCAGGCCGGGGAGCCCGAGGCGTTCGCGGCGCGGCTGCACGAGGTGCTCGACTCCTGA
- a CDS encoding SRPBCC family protein: protein MDLTDALDQIGAVRRALTTTEYRGATARVLTMEQQYPTTAEDLWDALTDPERLSRWFTPVSGDLREGGRYQLTGNAEGTIERCDPARALVVTWEFGGGISWVEVDLVEADGETTLVLRHLMHTDALDEHTQRYGPGAVGIGWDLSLLGLERHLATGEAADPAAVEEWSTGESGRAFMTRSSDAWYEADVADGTEAADARLRADRTLAFYTGQEEPA from the coding sequence ATGGACCTCACGGACGCACTCGACCAGATCGGCGCCGTGCGGCGCGCTCTCACGACCACCGAGTACCGCGGCGCGACGGCGCGGGTGCTGACGATGGAGCAGCAGTACCCGACCACGGCCGAGGACCTCTGGGACGCCCTGACCGACCCGGAGCGGCTCTCGCGCTGGTTCACCCCGGTCTCCGGGGACCTGCGCGAGGGCGGCCGCTACCAGCTCACCGGGAACGCGGAGGGCACCATCGAGCGCTGCGACCCCGCGAGGGCGCTGGTCGTGACCTGGGAGTTCGGGGGTGGCATCAGCTGGGTCGAGGTCGACCTGGTGGAAGCGGACGGGGAGACCACCCTGGTGCTGCGCCACCTCATGCACACCGACGCACTCGACGAGCACACCCAGCGCTACGGTCCCGGTGCGGTCGGGATCGGCTGGGACCTGTCCCTGCTCGGGCTGGAGCGTCACCTCGCGACGGGGGAGGCCGCCGATCCCGCGGCCGTGGAGGAGTGGTCGACAGGCGAGTCCGGCCGGGCGTTCATGACCCGCAGCAGCGACGCCTGGTACGAGGCCGACGTCGCCGACGGCACCGAGGCCGCCGACGCACGGCTGCGGGCCGACCGCACCCTCGCCTTCTACACGGGTCAGGAGGAGCCGGCCTGA
- a CDS encoding NAD-dependent epimerase/dehydratase family protein yields the protein MKVLVTGAAGSIGRVLLPGLTDRGHQVAGLDLVPAPEGHDGPWHNVDCTDPDAVLAVFEAERPDGVVHLAGIPEEASLAAELGSHVVTTAALLEAMLAHGVGRIVYASSNHAVGRTPRSEHLGADARPRPDTFYGVAKVSAEALLSLYADRFGLDAVACRIGSFLEQPETVRNLSTWLSHDDCVRMVEASLTAPAPGFHVLYGISANSRAWWDLEPGREIGYDPQDDAEQWADRIATRPEDEAEGAHVGGPFAGPQFHRSAFDR from the coding sequence ATGAAGGTCCTCGTCACCGGCGCCGCCGGCAGCATCGGCCGGGTCCTGCTGCCCGGCCTGACCGACCGCGGCCACCAGGTCGCCGGGCTCGACCTGGTCCCCGCCCCCGAGGGCCACGACGGTCCCTGGCACAACGTCGACTGCACCGACCCCGACGCGGTCCTCGCCGTCTTCGAGGCGGAGCGGCCCGACGGGGTCGTCCACCTGGCCGGGATCCCGGAGGAGGCGTCGTTGGCGGCCGAGCTGGGCTCCCACGTCGTCACGACCGCGGCGCTGCTCGAGGCCATGCTGGCGCACGGCGTCGGCCGGATCGTCTACGCCTCGTCCAACCACGCGGTCGGCCGCACCCCGCGCTCCGAGCACCTGGGGGCCGACGCACGACCCCGGCCGGACACGTTCTACGGCGTGGCCAAGGTGTCCGCCGAGGCGCTGCTCTCGCTGTACGCCGACCGCTTCGGCCTCGACGCCGTCGCCTGCCGGATCGGGTCGTTCCTCGAGCAGCCCGAGACCGTCCGCAACCTCTCGACGTGGCTCTCCCACGACGACTGCGTCCGGATGGTCGAGGCGTCGCTCACGGCGCCGGCGCCGGGCTTCCACGTGCTCTACGGCATCAGCGCCAACAGCCGCGCCTGGTGGGACCTCGAGCCGGGTCGCGAGATCGGCTACGACCCGCAGGACGACGCCGAGCAGTGGGCCGACCGGATCGCCACCCGACCCGAGGACGAGGCCGAGGGCGCTCACGTCGGCGGGCCGTTCGCGGGCCCGCAGTTCCACCGGTCGGCCTTCGACCGATGA
- a CDS encoding SRPBCC family protein — protein sequence MTRRFTFHADWVVDAPPGEVQSVLVDLEHYPDWWPQVLAVAKVDDDHARVLCRSTLPYTLDLLLTAVHREQALLETTLGGDLVGTVRWRLTPAGGGTRLAFEQEVVVGHRLLAVLAGPLAPLLRWNHHRMMAGCLTGLRARLG from the coding sequence GTGACCCGGCGCTTCACGTTCCACGCCGACTGGGTGGTCGACGCCCCGCCGGGGGAGGTGCAGTCCGTGCTGGTCGACCTCGAGCACTACCCCGACTGGTGGCCCCAGGTGCTCGCAGTCGCCAAGGTCGACGACGACCACGCACGGGTGCTGTGCCGCTCGACCCTGCCCTACACGCTCGACCTGCTGCTCACGGCCGTCCACCGGGAGCAGGCCCTGCTCGAGACCACCCTCGGGGGCGACCTGGTGGGCACGGTGCGCTGGCGGCTGACGCCTGCCGGTGGGGGAACCCGGCTCGCCTTCGAGCAGGAGGTCGTCGTCGGCCACCGGCTGCTGGCAGTCCTCGCCGGACCGCTGGCGCCGCTGCTCCGGTGGAACCACCACCGGATGATGGCCGGCTGCCTCACCGGCCTCCGGGCCAGGCTCGGCTGA
- a CDS encoding carbon starvation CstA family protein, with product MSRLIWILVAVVGAASWTMLALVRGEEVSALWILFAALSSYAIAYRFYARWIARRVLQVDDTRATPAERLENGTDFEPTDRRVLFGHHFAAIAGAGPLVGPVLAAQMGYLPGTIWIIVGVILAGAVQDMVILFFSMRRDGKSLGQMVREEIGVVGGVAALIAVFLIMMLLLAVLALVVVNALAESPWGVFSIGMTIPIALFMGVYLRFLRPGRVMEVTVIGVALLLLAIVGGGWVDGNPGLAEALTLSPETLAIAIILYAFVASVLPVWVLLTPRDYLSTFMKVGVIALLAVGMIIAAPTLQAPALSEFALPGTGPVFAGKLFPFVFITIACGALSGFHALISSGTTPKMVQKESQVRMIGYGGMLMESFVAISALIAACVIDQGLYFAMNSPAGATGGEPGAASEFVRTLGFTISPDALQSAADSIGEDSLISRTGGAPTLAFGISLIFTEAFGGGLAAFWYHFAIMFEALFILTAVDAGTRVGRFMLQDTVGNVWKRYGEVSWKPATWSASAIVTGVWGYYLYVGVTDPLGGINQLFPLFGISNQLLAAIALTLAVSLLIKHGKAKYAWVPGIGLAWDLIVTMTASWQKVFSDDPKIGYFTQASTFREARDAGDLLAPATTPEQMDQIVTNSMVNGSLQILFAGLVLVVVANAAVIWVRALKAGGLPTTEVPKVESDLVAPSDFFATAEEKEAVRRWEAERDDRGDLVGGGRR from the coding sequence ATGTCGCGTCTCATCTGGATTCTCGTAGCCGTCGTCGGAGCAGCGTCCTGGACGATGCTCGCCCTGGTCCGCGGGGAGGAGGTGTCGGCCCTCTGGATCCTGTTCGCGGCGCTCTCGTCGTACGCGATCGCGTACCGGTTCTACGCCCGGTGGATCGCCCGGCGGGTGCTCCAGGTCGACGACACCCGTGCCACGCCGGCGGAACGGCTCGAGAACGGCACGGACTTCGAGCCCACCGACCGCAGGGTGCTCTTCGGCCACCACTTCGCGGCGATCGCGGGCGCCGGCCCGCTGGTCGGCCCGGTCCTCGCCGCCCAGATGGGCTACCTGCCGGGCACGATTTGGATCATCGTCGGCGTCATCCTGGCCGGCGCCGTCCAGGACATGGTGATCCTCTTCTTCTCGATGCGGCGCGACGGCAAGTCGTTGGGCCAGATGGTCCGGGAGGAGATCGGCGTCGTCGGCGGTGTCGCCGCGCTGATCGCGGTCTTCCTGATCATGATGCTGCTGCTGGCGGTGCTGGCGCTGGTCGTGGTCAACGCGCTCGCCGAGTCGCCGTGGGGCGTCTTCTCGATCGGCATGACGATCCCGATCGCCCTGTTCATGGGCGTCTACCTCCGCTTCCTGCGCCCGGGCCGGGTGATGGAGGTGACCGTCATCGGCGTCGCGCTGCTGCTGCTCGCGATCGTCGGTGGCGGCTGGGTCGACGGCAACCCGGGGCTGGCCGAGGCGCTCACCCTCAGCCCGGAGACGCTGGCGATCGCGATCATCCTCTACGCGTTCGTCGCCTCGGTGCTGCCGGTGTGGGTGCTGCTCACCCCGCGTGACTACCTCTCGACGTTCATGAAGGTCGGCGTCATCGCGCTGCTCGCGGTCGGCATGATCATCGCCGCCCCGACGCTGCAGGCACCGGCGCTGTCGGAGTTCGCGCTCCCGGGCACCGGACCGGTCTTCGCCGGCAAGCTGTTCCCGTTCGTGTTCATCACGATCGCGTGCGGAGCCCTCTCCGGCTTCCACGCCCTGATCTCCTCCGGCACCACCCCCAAGATGGTGCAGAAGGAGAGCCAGGTCCGGATGATCGGCTACGGCGGCATGCTGATGGAGTCCTTCGTGGCCATCAGCGCCCTGATCGCCGCCTGCGTCATCGACCAGGGCCTCTACTTCGCGATGAACAGCCCGGCCGGGGCGACCGGCGGGGAGCCGGGAGCGGCCTCGGAGTTCGTCCGGACCCTCGGCTTCACCATCAGTCCCGACGCCTTGCAGTCGGCGGCCGACTCGATCGGCGAGGACTCGCTGATCTCCCGCACCGGTGGCGCGCCGACGCTGGCGTTCGGCATCTCGCTGATCTTCACCGAGGCCTTCGGGGGCGGGCTCGCCGCGTTCTGGTACCACTTCGCGATCATGTTCGAGGCGCTCTTCATCCTGACCGCCGTCGACGCCGGCACCCGGGTCGGCCGGTTCATGCTGCAGGACACCGTCGGCAACGTCTGGAAGCGCTACGGCGAGGTCTCGTGGAAGCCCGCCACCTGGTCGGCGTCGGCGATCGTGACGGGCGTGTGGGGCTACTACCTCTACGTCGGCGTCACCGATCCGCTCGGCGGCATCAACCAGCTGTTCCCGCTCTTCGGGATCTCGAACCAGCTGCTGGCCGCGATCGCGCTGACCCTGGCGGTGTCACTGCTGATCAAGCACGGCAAGGCGAAGTACGCGTGGGTGCCGGGCATCGGGCTGGCCTGGGACCTGATCGTCACGATGACGGCGAGCTGGCAGAAGGTCTTCAGCGACGACCCCAAGATCGGCTACTTCACCCAGGCGTCGACCTTCCGGGAGGCCCGTGACGCCGGCGATCTGCTGGCCCCGGCGACCACGCCGGAGCAGATGGACCAGATCGTCACCAACTCGATGGTCAACGGGTCGCTGCAGATCCTCTTCGCGGGGCTGGTCCTGGTCGTGGTGGCCAACGCCGCCGTGATCTGGGTGCGGGCGCTCAAGGCGGGCGGCCTCCCGACCACCGAGGTGCCGAAGGTCGAGTCCGACCTCGTGGCCCCCTCGGACTTCTTCGCGACCGCGGAGGAGAAGGAGGCCGTACGCCGCTGGGAGGCCGAGCGTGACGACCGCGGCGACCTCGTGGGTGGCGGTCGGCGATGA
- a CDS encoding HEAT repeat domain-containing protein: MGERPVGELIEELAARLGPGRFTEVCVDLLGGARREDHLAELPSLTGHDWSAGEPVRDPAVWKDHWLRTWGARGLLHCWDDRATDAVLAGLADEEWRPAEMCLKVAARHEVAGAGDGAARLAAHPLPRVRVAALRALAVVGDTEHAAAVDAAQGDPEADVRRAAGRAREQLRRRLDLPEEA, encoded by the coding sequence ATGGGGGAGCGACCCGTGGGAGAGCTGATCGAGGAGCTGGCGGCCCGGCTGGGGCCGGGCCGGTTCACCGAGGTGTGCGTCGACCTGCTCGGGGGTGCCCGGCGGGAGGACCACCTCGCCGAGCTGCCGTCGCTGACCGGCCACGACTGGTCGGCGGGCGAGCCGGTCCGCGACCCGGCGGTCTGGAAGGACCACTGGCTGCGCACCTGGGGCGCCCGCGGGCTGCTGCACTGCTGGGACGACCGGGCGACCGACGCGGTCCTGGCCGGGCTGGCCGACGAGGAGTGGCGCCCGGCCGAGATGTGCCTCAAGGTCGCAGCCCGGCACGAGGTGGCCGGCGCCGGTGACGGCGCGGCTCGCCTGGCCGCGCACCCCCTGCCCCGGGTCCGGGTGGCGGCCCTGCGCGCGCTGGCCGTGGTCGGCGACACCGAGCACGCGGCCGCGGTCGACGCCGCGCAGGGCGACCCGGAGGCCGACGTACGCCGGGCGGCCGGCCGGGCCCGGGAGCAGCTGCGTCGGCGGCTGGACCTCCCGGAGGAGGCGTGA
- the deoC gene encoding deoxyribose-phosphate aldolase, with translation MTTTSISAAGDVTEITRSDASLRRFLHGLPGVDQVGAEARAAGLGTRSIKTTSKAYALDLAIRMVDLTTLEGADTAGKVRALASKAMRPDPADPSCPAAAAVCVYPDMVATAKQTLGDSGVNVAAVATAFPSGRAAMDIKLADTVDAVEAGADEVDMVIDRGAFLAGRYLQVFEEIAQVREACGDAHLKVIFETGELQTYDNVRRISWLAMMAGAHFIKTSTGKVQPAATLPVTLIMLEAVRDWREATGQMIGVKPAGGIRTAKDAIKYLVMVNEVAGADWLDPHWFRFGASTLLNDLLMQRTKMTTGRYSGPDYFTLD, from the coding sequence GTGACAACGACCTCCATCAGCGCTGCTGGAGACGTCACGGAGATCACTCGCTCCGACGCTTCCCTGCGGCGCTTCCTCCACGGCCTCCCGGGCGTCGACCAGGTCGGCGCCGAGGCGCGGGCTGCCGGCCTCGGCACCCGCTCCATCAAGACGACGTCCAAGGCCTACGCGCTCGACCTCGCGATCCGGATGGTCGACCTGACGACCCTCGAGGGCGCCGACACCGCCGGCAAGGTCCGGGCCCTGGCCAGCAAGGCGATGCGCCCCGACCCGGCCGACCCGAGCTGCCCTGCGGCCGCCGCCGTCTGCGTCTACCCCGACATGGTCGCCACCGCGAAGCAGACCCTGGGTGACTCCGGCGTCAACGTCGCCGCGGTCGCCACCGCGTTCCCCAGCGGCCGCGCGGCGATGGACATCAAGCTGGCCGACACCGTGGACGCCGTCGAGGCCGGTGCCGACGAGGTCGACATGGTCATCGACCGGGGCGCGTTCCTCGCCGGCCGCTACCTCCAGGTCTTCGAGGAGATCGCCCAGGTCCGCGAGGCCTGCGGGGACGCCCACCTCAAGGTGATCTTCGAGACCGGTGAGCTGCAGACCTACGACAACGTCCGGCGGATCAGCTGGCTGGCGATGATGGCCGGCGCCCACTTCATCAAGACCTCCACCGGCAAGGTGCAGCCGGCCGCGACGCTGCCGGTCACGCTGATCATGCTCGAGGCGGTCCGCGACTGGCGCGAGGCCACCGGCCAGATGATCGGCGTCAAGCCCGCCGGCGGCATCCGCACCGCCAAGGACGCCATCAAGTACCTCGTGATGGTCAACGAGGTGGCCGGCGCCGACTGGCTCGACCCCCACTGGTTCCGCTTCGGCGCCTCCACCCTGCTCAACGACCTGCTGATGCAGCGCACCAAGATGACCACCGGTCGCTACTCCGGCCCCGACTACTTCACGCTGGACTGA
- a CDS encoding purine-nucleoside phosphorylase — protein MNETQELAQGAATTLARLTGVEQHDVALVLGSGWLPAVDALGEANAEIATTDLPGFGAAAVAGHSGKIRSIRAGDKNLLVFLSRTHFYEGKGVAAVVHPVRTAAAAGCRTIVLTNGCGGLRETWTPGTPVLISDHINLTARSPIEGAHFVDLTDLYSPRLRALCREIDPSLDEGVYVQFPGPHYETPAEIGMVRAIGGHLVGMSTTLEAIAAREAGLEVLGISLVTNLAAGISGEPLDHAEVLEAGRAAASRMGGLLSQLVGRI, from the coding sequence GTGAACGAGACCCAGGAGCTCGCCCAGGGGGCGGCCACCACCCTTGCCCGCCTGACCGGCGTGGAGCAGCACGACGTCGCCCTCGTCCTCGGCTCGGGCTGGCTGCCCGCGGTCGACGCCCTCGGTGAGGCCAACGCCGAGATCGCGACGACCGACCTGCCCGGCTTCGGTGCCGCCGCGGTCGCCGGGCACAGCGGGAAGATCCGCAGCATCCGGGCCGGTGACAAGAACCTGCTGGTCTTCCTGAGCCGGACGCACTTCTACGAGGGCAAGGGCGTCGCCGCGGTCGTCCACCCGGTCCGTACGGCAGCCGCGGCCGGGTGCCGCACGATCGTGCTCACCAACGGCTGCGGCGGGCTCCGGGAGACCTGGACGCCCGGCACCCCCGTGCTCATCTCCGACCACATCAACCTGACGGCCCGCTCCCCCATCGAGGGCGCCCACTTCGTCGACCTGACCGACCTCTACAGCCCGAGGCTGCGCGCCCTGTGCCGGGAGATCGACCCGAGCCTCGACGAGGGCGTCTACGTCCAGTTCCCCGGCCCCCACTACGAGACCCCCGCCGAGATCGGCATGGTGCGGGCGATCGGCGGCCACCTCGTCGGCATGAGCACCACGCTCGAGGCGATCGCCGCCCGCGAGGCGGGCCTGGAGGTCCTCGGCATCAGCCTGGTGACCAACCTCGCCGCCGGCATCTCCGGCGAACCGCTCGACCACGCCGAGGTGCTGGAGGCCGGCCGTGCCGCCGCGTCGCGGATGGGCGGACTGCTCTCGCAGCTGGTGGGGCGGATCTGA